TCGTTAGGTTCCCATGACAGTTCATCTTTGCCATCGTCAACGAACAATCGTTATTCATCTGTGTTAAAGGAGCTCTGTAATACATATTTGCCTTCAATTCTGTCGACTTATGGCTCCTTGCCCATCCGCCGGCTGTTGCACCATTTATCCCTGATGTTGCCTTCCTTTAACGAGTTAACGCCGACCCAGCAACGCAGGCTGTTAACTCGTGCTCTCGAATCAAAAAAGGGCATCCAATTCGAGAAAATTGGCTGGGGGCGTTGGGTACTTAGGGACTCGACGATACCCGCAAACAGCCATCCTCAGAGTTTGCCCTCTAATTCAATACCGAAGACTGAGCCTCTCGACACTCCCTCCTTAAGCAATTCTCAGGAGcgtttttcaaaaagtccGTCCGACGGACAAAATGTTAGGTCCCGAGCCAAGAAAATACCGTCCGGCATGTCCGCCGAAGAATCTGATGAGTTATTGTCGTCATCTGGTAGAAAAACCAGATCTTTTAATACTCcattttcctctttttttgcatCGTTAGAAGAGACTCCTGGCAGTTACACAGCTCATTTAGGAGGGGTATTGAGTCCAAGGGAACAAACACCTGCTCTGTTTACCGGTCAATATCCTGATAATGGTGTTTattatgaagaagaagaagaggaagaagacgataatgatttatttgatGAACATGAATATGGATATGGTACCTTGCCaccttttgtttttgacgAAGATCAAATGTTAGACGGAGGCGAAAGTactgatgaagaagattgGCGAGCAATTGGTACCGAAGCACTTTTGCGAAAAGTGAATACGAAAAAGCGACGTCCCTCAAGGGTTTTGGTCCATCGGGATCAAGTTGCCGTGGAAGCCATGTTAATGCTAAGTGGATCTGTTTGAAGCTAATTATTTATGCAGCCTGAAATGCGATCGAAGGCagtataaatttttttaacatttgttaatg
This region of Schizosaccharomyces pombe strain 972h- genome assembly, chromosome: II genomic DNA includes:
- the stb3 gene encoding DNA-binding transcription factor Stb3 codes for the protein MNIDNMDLEMTTASDFAEKKESVDVKRENPSFTNSIKALPIQSELSAMMSKDNTLNHVKQEPSDGFSSVKWASTSFDSTVTAHKEETPYSSSLGSHDSSSLPSSTNNRYSSVLKELCNTYLPSILSTYGSLPIRRLLHHLSLMLPSFNELTPTQQRRLLTRALESKKGIQFEKIGWGRWVLRDSTIPANSHPQSLPSNSIPKTEPLDTPSLSNSQERFSKSPSDGQNVRSRAKKIPSGMSAEESDELLSSSGRKTRSFNTPFSSFFASLEETPGSYTAHLGGVLSPREQTPALFTGQYPDNGVYYEEEEEEEDDNDLFDEHEYGYGTLPPFVFDEDQMLDGGESTDEEDWRAIGTEALLRKVNTKKRRPSRVLVHRDQVAVEAMLMLSGSV